Genomic DNA from Candidatus Atribacteria bacterium ADurb.Bin276:
TAACTTTTTGAAGATAATCATAGGATTTTTTAACGCATTCATCAACATAAGTAACTGGATGTTCAAATGAGCCGCTGTATTCAATTTCTACGCTCATTGGTACATCAACTTGTTTCTCCTTAAGGATGCTGAAAATCTTTTTAAAATTAACCATTCCCTCGCCTAACGTTGGAAAGTTCCATACTTTATAGCCACCTATCTTATCCTTTAGATGGATATGAATAATCCAGGGAAGACAATGAACAATATCTTCCTCTGGCAAACTATCACCATAAAAAATGCAATTCCCAGTATCATAATTGATTCCTATGGCTGGATGATTAATTGTTTCCATGATTTTCTTAGCTGCTTCTCCATTTTTAAGAACATCACCGTGGATCTCAAGCCCCACTTTAATTCCTTTATTGAGTGCATAATTTCCTAAAGCCGGAATATGTTGGTAAAATAACGACAAGTCACTTTCTTTTTCTACCGTCCCAGT
This window encodes:
- the iolE_4 gene encoding Inosose dehydratase, with protein sequence MGLEIHGDVLKNGEAAKKIMETINHPAIGINYDTGNCIFYGDSLPEEDIVHCLPWIIHIHLKDKIGGYKVWNFPTLGEGMVNFKKIFSILKEKQVDVPMSVEIEYSGSFEHPVTYVDECVKKSYDYLQKVIV